A region from the Medicago truncatula cultivar Jemalong A17 chromosome 6, MtrunA17r5.0-ANR, whole genome shotgun sequence genome encodes:
- the LOC25495631 gene encoding zinc transporter 5, producing MMSPNHLSDDRGSPPHHFRHTPLQIIHVAANFLRIWSIYSMFRYLSQTGASVVLFLFACLAPAAILFLILQKPWKGRPLSNTQVVPSIINGFITALYLVLWGKGLKSCGPVRAILGEYSGAVLGVLSGVLYGRRSNLWKKIGGLIAMCASFYLLSEGWATATYFPFSREDRDETEAQTEHVLGLKQMLIPIIAGILSALRRVIARRVSIKNQLKRRLHALTIASATCFMFPIAMWDVIIGSPSESNGKLPFSAWAFSSTILFGNIVIFYADSIAEERLHMVFSSPRHLMAASACIIVMEIVYKMDFSLAGFVICSLILGLGIYQATALERNRKDSVRNSDLSNGEFDNQIQMSSLPT from the exons ATGATGTCTCCTAATCACTTGTCGGATGATCGAGGTTCTCCTCCTCATCATTTCag ACATACACCGTTGCAGATAATTCATGTTGCCGCAAATTTCTTGAGGATATGGTCAATATACTCCATGTTTCGTTACTTATCACAGACCGGAGCTTCggttgttctttttctttttgcttgTCTAGCTCCTGCAGCTATCCTATTTTTGATTTTGCAAAAGCCTTGGAAGGGAAGACCACTTTCCAACACACAG gTCGTGCCTTCTATAATAAACGGTTTTATAACAGCACTATATCTCGTCTTGTGGGGAAAGGGACTGAAATCATGTGGACCAGTTAG AGCGATATTGGGTGAGTATTCTGGTGCCGTCCTTGGAGTACTGTCTGGAGTATTGTACGGGAGGCGAAGCAATCTGTGGAAAAAG ATAGGTGGCCTAATTGCCATGTGTGCATCATTTTACCTGCTATCTGAAGGATGGGCAACGGCGACATATTTTCCGTTCT CACGGGAAGATAGAGATGAAACCGAGGCTCAGACAGAACATGTTTTGGGCTTGAAGCAAATGTTAATTCCTATCATTGCTGGTATCCTATCAGCACTTAGGAGAGTGATTGCAAGGCGAGTTTCAATCAAG AATCAACTTAAAAGGCGACTCCATGCTTTAACTATTGCTTCTGCAACGTGCTTTATGTTTCCCATTGCCATGTGGGATGTGATCATA GGATCACCTTCTGAAAGCAATGGGAAATTGCCATTCTCAGCTTGGGCTTTTTCTAGTACTATCCTATTTGGAAATATTGTGATATTCTATGCTGATAGTATTGCAGAGGAGAG ATTGCACATGGTTTTCTCCTCACCAAGGCATTTGATGGCGGCTAGTGCATGCATCATCGTCATGGAGATTGTGTACAAGATGGATTTTTCTCTTGCAGGCTTCGTGATTTGCAGCTTAATATTAGGTTTAG GGATATATCAAGCAACTGCATTAGAGCGGAATAGAAAAGATTCTGTTCGAAATTCAGATTTATCGAATGGAGAATTCGATAATCAAATCCAGATGTCATCACTACCTACTTGA